A window from Setaria italica strain Yugu1 chromosome VIII, Setaria_italica_v2.0, whole genome shotgun sequence encodes these proteins:
- the LOC111258147 gene encoding putative disease resistance protein At1g59780, which yields MEVVTGALLSLLPKLGDLLVGEYKLQKGVKGEIMFLQAELESMKAALEKLSEAPADWLDRQDKIWARDVRELSYDIEDSIDTFMVRGRGNEQAKGFKKYIDRSLDLLTRFKFRHKIATEIRGIKGRVIEVCDRRERYKIDSVVAQGVKTTVDPRLLGQYTKETELVGIDEARDEVSKILVEGNEEVSDKIVSIVGFGGLGKDNSC from the coding sequence ATGGAGGTTGTGACGGGGGCACTGCTGAGCCTCCTCCCTAAGCTCGGCGATTTGCTCGTTGGCGAGTACAAGCTGCAGAAGGGGGTGAAGGGGGAGATCATGTTCCTTCAAGCCGAGCTCGAGAGCATGAAGGCTGCCCTCGAGAAGCTCTCGGAGGCACCAGCAGACTGGCTTGACAGGCAGGACAAGATTTGGGCCAGGGATGTGCGAGAGCTGTCCTACGATATAGAAGACAGTATCGACACATTCATGGTTCGTGGCAGGGGAAATGAGCAGGCCAAGGGCTTCAAGAAGTACATTGATAGAAGCCTTGATTTGTTGACACGGTTTAAGTTCCGCCATAAGATTGCTACTGAGATCAGAGGCATCAAGGGCCGCGTCATAGAGGTGTGCGATCGGCGTGAGAGGTACAAGATCGACAGTGTTGTTGCTCAGGGGGTCAAGACAACTGTTGATCCTCGTTTATTGGGTCAGTACACAAAGGAGACAGAGCTTGTTGGCATTGATGAGGCAAGAGATGAGGTAAGCAAGATTCTGGTGGAAGGGAATGAAGAAGTATCAGACAAGATAGTTTCTATAGTTGGATTCGGAGGCCTGGGAAAAGACAACTCTTGCTAA
- the LOC101775767 gene encoding putative disease resistance RPP13-like protein 3 isoform X2, whose product MEVVTGALPSVITKLAHLAAGEYNLQKGLNGEIKFLQKELESMKGALEDISKNPPDQLPNGEKIWAGNVRELSYDIEDSIDMFMVQSKGRKLVNQHGLKKAIGRSLDLLMQPKIRRKIATEIREIKSRVIEVHERRRNYKVKIGVDKPVTAASDPRLSTPYLEVKDLVGIDGARDEIIKIMTEREEVPMQQGKIVSIVGFGGLGKTTLAKAVYEKIRAGFDCSAFVSVSENPDSKKLLKGLLYDLGKSINEETLDEMRLINILKEFLQDKRYIIVLDDIWDISVWKLMRGALPDNDAGYRIITTTRNFNVGQQVGGTYKLKPLCLHDSKILLYRRIFANEDKDECPDEQLVEVSDKILKKCAGVPLAIIMIASLLARKGGNIIEWYKVYKSMGTGLENDPDVSNMREILSLSYYDMPSHLRTCLLYLSLFPEDYMIHKVCLINLWIAEGFIQRGKQGQSLFDVGESYFNDLLNRSMIQPMHDWYSGLVQGCKVHDMVLDLICSFSNEENFITILNDMENTSSNTIRRLSLQSANEDHSMTWTTKSLQQVRIGNMACLEYLLLRIDDSTMDSIEEMGQLLELRVLRIVFNNWNNNLVEYLSKLQKIRNLYIEVIDGRRSIGGLDAWVAPQHLCRLNTVRSCWFSALPAWMNRSVLPNLSFLWIAVRELQLKDLEILGRLPALRSLELEVDRANLGIHGRFDVGAGLFPCLVHCKFWGFVEPVVFRQGAMPRLRELYLDLFFMWEAKETTSSDGGLDMGIRNLPLLQDVFIELRSEVASTEEVEHVKATLRRAAEFHPNHPRLTIL is encoded by the exons ATGGAGGTTGTGACGGGAGCACTGCCAAGCGTCATCACAAAGCTCGCTCATCTGGCCGCCGGTGAGTACAATCTGCAGAAGGGGCTGAACGGTGAGATCAAGTTCCTCCAAAAAGAGCTGGAGAGCATGAAGGGTGCCCTAGAGGACATCTCCAAGAATCCTCCAGACCAGCTTCCCAATGGGGAGAAGATTTGGGCTGGGAATGTGAGAGAGCTGTCCTATGACATAGAGGACAGTATTGACATGTTCATGGTACAATCCAAGGGTAGAAAGCTAGTCAATCAGCATGGTCTCAAGAAAGCAATTGGCAGAAGCCTCGATCTATTGATGCAGCCCAAGATTCGCCGTAAAATTGCAACTGAAATCAGGGAGATCAAGAGCCGCGTCATAGAGGTGCACGAGCGGCGCCGCAATTATAAGGTCAAAATTGGCGTTGATAAGCCTGTCACAGCGGCTTCGGATCCTCGTTTATCCACTCCGTACCTGGAGGTGAAAGATCTTGTTGGTATTGACGGGGCAAGAGATGAGATAATCAAGATTATGACAGAAAGGGAAGAAGTACCCATGCAGCAAGGCAAGATTGTTTCAATTGTTGGATTTGGAGGGCTGGGCAAGACAACTCTTGCTAAAGCAGTTTATGAAAAGATTAGAGCAGGATTCGATTGTTCTGCTTTTGTTTCAGTGTCTGAAAATCCTGATTCGAAGAAATTACTAAAGGGATTGCTCTATGACCTTGGCAAGAGCATCAATGAAGAAACGTTGGATGAGATGCGGCTTATCAATATTCTCAAAGAATTCCTTCAAGATAAAAG ATATATCATTGTTCTTGATGACATATGGGATATTTCAGTTTGGAAATTGATGAGAGGTGCGCTGCCTGATAATGATGCTGGATACAGAATTATCACAACTACCCGCAATTTCAATGTCGGTCAACAAGTTGGTGGTACCTATAAGCTGAAACCTCTTTGCCTTCATGACTCGAAAATTTTATTGTATAGAAGAATATTTGCCAATGAAGACAAAGATGAATGTCCTGATGAGCAGTTGGTAGAAGTCTCTGATAAAATACTAAAGAAATGTGCTGGTGTACCCTTAGCTATCATTATGATAGCTAGTTTATTGGCTAGGAAAGGAGGAAATATAATAGAGTGGTACAAGGTATACAAGTCTATGGGTACTGGATTGGAAAATGATCCAGATGTGAGTAATATGAGAGAAATTTTGTCACTTAGCTATTATGATATGCCATCCCATCTAAGGACATGTTTATTATATTTAAGTCTATTTCCAGAAGATTATATGATTCACAAAGTTTGTTTGATAAACCTTTGGATAGCCGAAGGTTTTATTCAACGTGGAAAACAAGGCCAAAGCCTATTTGATGTTGGAGAGAGTTACTTCAATGATCTCCTCAATAGAAGTATGATCCAACCAATGCATGACTGGTACTCTGGCCTGGTACAAGGATGCAAAGTACATGATATGGTACTCGATCTTATCTGTTCCTTCTCAAATGAAGAAAACTTTATTACAATACTAAATGATATGGAAAACACATCATCAAATACAATCCGGAGGTTGTCCCTTCAAAGTGCCAATGAAGATCATTCTATGACTTGGACTACAAAGAGCTTGCAACAAGTGAG GATTGGAAACATGGCATGCCTCGAATATCTGCTATTACGCATTGATGACTCCACCATGGATTCCATAGAAGAGATGGGCCAGCTACTGGAACTGAGGGTGCTGCGTATTGTCTTCAACAATTGGAACAACAATTTGGTGGAGTACCTAAGCAAGCTGCAAAAGATTAGGAATCTATACATTGAGGTCATCGATGGTCGACGCAGCATTGGTGGATTGGATGCCTGGGTTGCCCCTCAACATCTTTGTAGATTGAATACCGTACGGAGCTGCTGGTTCTCAGCACTTCCAGCTTGGATGAATAGATCAGTCCTTCCTAACCTCTCCTTTCTATGGATCGCCGTGAGGGAGCTGCAGCTAAAGGATCTCGAGATCCTTGGGAGGTTGCCAGCTCTTCGCTCTCTAGAACTGGAGGTGGACCGTGCGAACCTTGGAATACATGGGAGATTCGATGTTGGTGCTGGCTTGTTCCCGTGCCTTGTACACTGCAAGTTTTGGGGATTTGTAGAACCTGTCGTATTTCGGCAAGGAGCTATGCCGAGGCTCAGAGAGCTTTATCTCGACCTGTTCTTTATGTGGGAAGCAAAAGAAACCACCAGCAGCGATGGCGGTCTCGACATGGGCATAAGGAACCTACCATTGCTGCAGGATGTGTTCATCGAGTTGCGATCTGAAGTGGCCAGCACTGAGGAGGTGGAACATGTAAAGGCTACACTGAGGCGTGCAGCTGAATTTCATCCCAATCATCCCCGCCTTACTATACTCTGA
- the LOC101775767 gene encoding putative disease resistance RPP13-like protein 3 isoform X1, producing MEVVTGALPSVITKLAHLAAGEYNLQKGLNGEIKFLQKELESMKGALEDISKNPPDQLPNGEKIWAGNVRELSYDIEDSIDMFMVQSKGRKLVNQHGLKKAIGRSLDLLMQPKIRRKIATEIREIKSRVIEVHERRRNYKVKIGVDKPVTAASDPRLSTPYLEVKDLVGIDGARDEIIKIMTEREEVPMQQGKIVSIVGFGGLGKTTLAKAVYEKIRAGFDCSAFVSVSENPDSKKLLKGLLYDLGKSINEETLDEMRLINILKEFLQDKRYIIVLDDIWDISVWKLMRGALPDNDAGYRIITTTRNFNVGQQVGGTYKLKPLCLHDSKILLYRRIFANEDKDECPDEQLVEVSDKILKKCAGVPLAIIMIASLLARKGGNIIEWYKVYKSMGTGLENDPDVSNMREILSLSYYDMPSHLRTCLLYLSLFPEDYMIHKVCLINLWIAEGFIQRGKQGQSLFDVGESYFNDLLNRSMIQPMHDWYSGLVQGCKVHDMVLDLICSFSNEENFITILNDMENTSSNTIRRLSLQSANEDHSMTWTTKSLQQVRSVFVFPSALDLMPALESFRVTRVLNLHGCNLSQSYSLKHLGNLLHLRYLGLRGTSIAQLPEKIGNLSFLQTLDVTCNKISSLPPTVVQLRNLMFLYTDWSTILPSRIGNMACLEYLLLRIDDSTMDSIEEMGQLLELRVLRIVFNNWNNNLVEYLSKLQKIRNLYIEVIDGRRSIGGLDAWVAPQHLCRLNTVRSCWFSALPAWMNRSVLPNLSFLWIAVRELQLKDLEILGRLPALRSLELEVDRANLGIHGRFDVGAGLFPCLVHCKFWGFVEPVVFRQGAMPRLRELYLDLFFMWEAKETTSSDGGLDMGIRNLPLLQDVFIELRSEVASTEEVEHVKATLRRAAEFHPNHPRLTIL from the exons ATGGAGGTTGTGACGGGAGCACTGCCAAGCGTCATCACAAAGCTCGCTCATCTGGCCGCCGGTGAGTACAATCTGCAGAAGGGGCTGAACGGTGAGATCAAGTTCCTCCAAAAAGAGCTGGAGAGCATGAAGGGTGCCCTAGAGGACATCTCCAAGAATCCTCCAGACCAGCTTCCCAATGGGGAGAAGATTTGGGCTGGGAATGTGAGAGAGCTGTCCTATGACATAGAGGACAGTATTGACATGTTCATGGTACAATCCAAGGGTAGAAAGCTAGTCAATCAGCATGGTCTCAAGAAAGCAATTGGCAGAAGCCTCGATCTATTGATGCAGCCCAAGATTCGCCGTAAAATTGCAACTGAAATCAGGGAGATCAAGAGCCGCGTCATAGAGGTGCACGAGCGGCGCCGCAATTATAAGGTCAAAATTGGCGTTGATAAGCCTGTCACAGCGGCTTCGGATCCTCGTTTATCCACTCCGTACCTGGAGGTGAAAGATCTTGTTGGTATTGACGGGGCAAGAGATGAGATAATCAAGATTATGACAGAAAGGGAAGAAGTACCCATGCAGCAAGGCAAGATTGTTTCAATTGTTGGATTTGGAGGGCTGGGCAAGACAACTCTTGCTAAAGCAGTTTATGAAAAGATTAGAGCAGGATTCGATTGTTCTGCTTTTGTTTCAGTGTCTGAAAATCCTGATTCGAAGAAATTACTAAAGGGATTGCTCTATGACCTTGGCAAGAGCATCAATGAAGAAACGTTGGATGAGATGCGGCTTATCAATATTCTCAAAGAATTCCTTCAAGATAAAAG ATATATCATTGTTCTTGATGACATATGGGATATTTCAGTTTGGAAATTGATGAGAGGTGCGCTGCCTGATAATGATGCTGGATACAGAATTATCACAACTACCCGCAATTTCAATGTCGGTCAACAAGTTGGTGGTACCTATAAGCTGAAACCTCTTTGCCTTCATGACTCGAAAATTTTATTGTATAGAAGAATATTTGCCAATGAAGACAAAGATGAATGTCCTGATGAGCAGTTGGTAGAAGTCTCTGATAAAATACTAAAGAAATGTGCTGGTGTACCCTTAGCTATCATTATGATAGCTAGTTTATTGGCTAGGAAAGGAGGAAATATAATAGAGTGGTACAAGGTATACAAGTCTATGGGTACTGGATTGGAAAATGATCCAGATGTGAGTAATATGAGAGAAATTTTGTCACTTAGCTATTATGATATGCCATCCCATCTAAGGACATGTTTATTATATTTAAGTCTATTTCCAGAAGATTATATGATTCACAAAGTTTGTTTGATAAACCTTTGGATAGCCGAAGGTTTTATTCAACGTGGAAAACAAGGCCAAAGCCTATTTGATGTTGGAGAGAGTTACTTCAATGATCTCCTCAATAGAAGTATGATCCAACCAATGCATGACTGGTACTCTGGCCTGGTACAAGGATGCAAAGTACATGATATGGTACTCGATCTTATCTGTTCCTTCTCAAATGAAGAAAACTTTATTACAATACTAAATGATATGGAAAACACATCATCAAATACAATCCGGAGGTTGTCCCTTCAAAGTGCCAATGAAGATCATTCTATGACTTGGACTACAAAGAGCTTGCAACAAGTGAGGTCAGTTTTTGTATTTCCATCTGCTCTTGATTTAATGCCGGCCCTTGAGAGTTTCCGAGTTACACGTGTCCTGAATCTACATGGTTGTAATCTTTCACAAAGCTACAGCCTTAAGCATCTTGGGAATTTACTTCACTTGAGGTACCTGGGACTACGTGGCACAAGTATTGCTCAACTCCCCGAGAAAATAGGAAACCTCTCATTTCTACAAACTTTGGACGTAACGTGTAACAAAATTTCTAGCTTGCCACCGACTGTTGTTCAGCTAAGAAACTTGATGTTCCTATACACTGACTGGTCTACAATACTGCCAAGCAGGATTGGAAACATGGCATGCCTCGAATATCTGCTATTACGCATTGATGACTCCACCATGGATTCCATAGAAGAGATGGGCCAGCTACTGGAACTGAGGGTGCTGCGTATTGTCTTCAACAATTGGAACAACAATTTGGTGGAGTACCTAAGCAAGCTGCAAAAGATTAGGAATCTATACATTGAGGTCATCGATGGTCGACGCAGCATTGGTGGATTGGATGCCTGGGTTGCCCCTCAACATCTTTGTAGATTGAATACCGTACGGAGCTGCTGGTTCTCAGCACTTCCAGCTTGGATGAATAGATCAGTCCTTCCTAACCTCTCCTTTCTATGGATCGCCGTGAGGGAGCTGCAGCTAAAGGATCTCGAGATCCTTGGGAGGTTGCCAGCTCTTCGCTCTCTAGAACTGGAGGTGGACCGTGCGAACCTTGGAATACATGGGAGATTCGATGTTGGTGCTGGCTTGTTCCCGTGCCTTGTACACTGCAAGTTTTGGGGATTTGTAGAACCTGTCGTATTTCGGCAAGGAGCTATGCCGAGGCTCAGAGAGCTTTATCTCGACCTGTTCTTTATGTGGGAAGCAAAAGAAACCACCAGCAGCGATGGCGGTCTCGACATGGGCATAAGGAACCTACCATTGCTGCAGGATGTGTTCATCGAGTTGCGATCTGAAGTGGCCAGCACTGAGGAGGTGGAACATGTAAAGGCTACACTGAGGCGTGCAGCTGAATTTCATCCCAATCATCCCCGCCTTACTATACTCTGA
- the LOC101777130 gene encoding transmembrane protein 45A, with amino-acid sequence MGSFKGHVLPGTLFLLVGLWRVWSSVARFAAEPSSFRVRAWNPVSVASPSSPLRLLELYVIAGGALADMCVEVLYSTHLHIFSGGEINPAHLNDLEHGGMLLMFFLFGALALASQLKPRYMPLTDGVLCLLAATAFTAEFVLFYFHSTTHMGLEGYYHYLLVVLVGLCIVATVLGALLPESFPVDLASGILIALQGLWFYQTAFTLYGPMLPKGCARDADGHIECHLHAAQERSEQLANFQLFGLVLLAFLYVLVCYAVAAARYGHPDLTAMHDKHVAAMEGDAGTGSREECAI; translated from the exons ATGGGGTCGTTCAAGGGCCACGTGCTGCCGGGCacgctcttcctcctcgtcggcctGTGGCGCGTCTGGTCCTCGGTGGCGCGGTTCGCCGCCGAGCCGTCCTCCTTCCGCGTCCGGGCCTGGAACCCCGTCTCCGTCGCGTCACCATCGTCGCCGCTGCGGCTGCTGGAGCTCTACGTGATCGCGGGCGGCGCGCTGGCGGACATGTGCGTCGAGGTGCTCTACTCCACGCACCTCCACATCTTCTCCGGCGGGGAGATCAACCCGGCGCACCTCAACGACCTCGAGCACGGCGGGATGctcctcatgttcttcctctTCGGGGCGCTCGCGCTCGCGTCCCAGCTCAAGCCCAG GTACATGCCGTTGACCGATGGCGTGCTCTGCCTGTTGGCTGCGACAGCGTTCACAGCAGAGTTCGTGCTCTTCTACTTCCACTCCACCACCCACATGGGCCTGGAGGGCTACTACCActacctcctcgtcgtcctcgtcggcctCTGCATCGTCGCCACCGTCCTCGGCGCGCTCCTGCCGGAGAGCTTCCCCGTCGACCTCGCCTCCGGCATCCTCATCGCCCTGCAGGGTCTCTGGTTCTACCAGACGGCGTTCACGCTGTACGGTCCCATGCTCCCCAAGGGCTGTGCCCGTGATGCCGACGGCCACATCGAGTGCCATTTACACGCCGCGCAGGAACGCTCCGAGCAGCTGGCGAACTTCCAGCTGTTCGGGCTCGTGTTGTTGGCCTTCCTGTACGTGCTTGTGTGctacgccgtcgccgcggcgagGTACGGGCACCCGGACTTGACGGCGATGCACGACAAGCACGTCGCGGCGATGGAGGGTGACGCCGGCACGGGCTCCCGGGAGGAGTGCGCGATCTAG
- the LOC101778218 gene encoding glycine-rich domain-containing protein 1 — protein sequence MDGEQAARWAAAQESVPVGADLVAAALRQLEFLAAVDRRRWLYEGPLLNRAIRRYKACWLPLLAKHTQAPVVDGSLVVPLDCEWIWHCHRLNPVQYIRDCKKVYGRILNNDNVESSTRTKSKIQSEKVWNELYPEEPFELEYTSSSETTMGVDPGATEGISYDLVSAVKRQSSFYYQVGTPTMHDQRFLVEALARYKAFLYLIKMNLEKGVQRFRVPTYDVDLMWHTHQLHPITYCKDMLKLLGKVLEHDDTDADRSEGKKLDVGFTETTEQFESSFGVRYWKAGCMYRGNMPSPVTSAPQIFNTEVGSDICKIQQSLNVLKLTFVELYLQVVDIKNLPSAVPKENVYVRFTKNQSDMFISDGGRLDISTVTGKNTGAGLQCEPTGELILTVMVDQASKKPEPIGKVSIPLHDLTGPNSKLSFERWFELKAHAGHATSAPVSLRVAASATVPSSAQKVFSMVRTEPFSLKSCLLPHSSKDQKMGSWTRFLYDCGTEVIRLQIREHKVKNTTACSRELVGVLKSTKQQLQLAEFKENKWTLKNSNLSISDSTDGSMLEVKGDNQLIKLYGGRKLEYERKCCNCHSEDASAVTAVKFSAEHPYGKAVALLDTESQLIMVNEDDFLLPWITISFLFVDADSKDGAKLISGAVVQKAAVSGSDTAMVSETETLGARRATVAPVQCGTCSTAIGDDKVMAGCKADHARSGGCRPAVAIGKNGDAESAGCGVRCGGNCGPIVVDDSKGDNAKSGGCGSGCGGGCGGRGGCGTFKASTMTEGQAKSGGCGSGCGGGGGCGTLLNSNAKGDHGQAKSAGCGSGCGSGCGNGIVTEGLKTSHAKSGGCGSGCGGGCGGGGGCGALLNSSANAGQDLTLTKSAGCGSGCGGGCGSGTVIEGSKTSHAMSGGCGSGCGGSCGALFNSSTAAGQGLAKSAGCGSGCGGGCGSGMIIEGSKTTQAKSGGCGSGCGGGCGGGALFNSSCAAGQGPAKSAGCGSGCGGGACAAMVIEGSKTSHAKSSGCGSGCGSGCGGGGCGALFNSSTAAGQAISGGCGSGCGSGGCGAMVTEGSKSSQAKSGGCGSGCGGGCGGIMFNASTKAGGEGLSMSGGCGSGCGGGCGGGGCGALFNA from the exons ATGGACGGGGAGCAGGCGGctcggtgggcggcggcgcaggagagCGTGCCCGTCGGCGCGGACCTCGTCGCGGCCGCGCTGCGGCAGCTGGAGTTCCTCGCGGCGGTGGACCGCCGCCGGTGGCTCTACGAGGGCCCGCTGCTCAACCGGGCCATACGCAG GTACAAAGCTTGTTGGCTTCCCCTTCTTGCTAAGCACACTCAGGCTCCTGTTGTGGATGGATCATTAGTTGTCCCTCTTGATTGTGAGTGGATTTGGCACTGCCATCGCCTTAACCCG GTTCAGTACATAAGGGACTGCAAGAAAGTGTATGGCAGAATACTGAACAATGACAATGTTGAGTCGTCCACTAGAACAAAATCAAAGATTCAGTCAGAGAAAGTTTGGAATGAGTTGTATCCTGAGGAGCCCTTCGAGTTAGAGTACACAAGTTCTTCTGAAACTACCATGGGTGTGGACCCTGGAGCTACAGAGGGCATTTCCTATGATCTGGTTTCAGCTGTTAAGAGACAATCTTCTTTCTATTATCAG GTTGGAACACCAACCATGCATGATCAGCGTTTTCTTGTTGAAGCATTAGCTCGATACAAGGCATTTCTATATCTGATCAAGATGAATCTGGAGAAAGGAGTGCAGCGCTTCCGTGTACCAACCTACGATGTGGATCTCATGTGGCACACGCACCAGCTGCATCCTATTACTTACTGCAAAGATATGTTGAAGCTTCTTGGAAAAGTTCTGGAGCATGATGACACCGACGCTGATAGATCTGAAGGGAAGAAGCTTGATGTTGGATTTACAGAGACTACTGAACAGTTTGAGAGTTCCTTTGGTGTAAGATACTGGAAGGCCGGATGTATGTACCGTGGCAACATGCCGTCTCCTGTGACATCCGCTCCTCAGATATTCAATACTGAGGTTGGATCTGATATCTGCAAAATTCAGCAGAGTCTTAATGTTCTTAAATTAACATTTGTAGAG TTATATTTGCAAGTTGTGGACATCAAGAATTTGCCATCTGCTGTTCCCAAAGAAAATGTGTATGTAAGGTTCACCAAGAATCAATCAGATATGTTTATTAGTGATGGCGGCAGGTTGGATATTTCCACTGTTACAGGAAAGAATACTGGAGCTGGTTTACAGTGTGAACCTACTGGAGAACTCATTCTGACAGTAATGGTTGATCAGGCATCCAAGAAACCAGAACCAATAGGGAAGGTTTCTATCCCACTGCACGATCTGACAGGGCCTAATTCTAAGCTCTCCTTTGAAAGGTGGTTTGAACTGAAAGCTCATGCTGGGCATGCCACTTCCGCTCCTGTCAGTCTTCGTGTTGCAGCCTCTGCTACTGTTCCAAGTAGCGCGCAGAAGGTGTTTAGCATGGTCAGGACAGAGCCTTTCTCTCTCAAGTCCTGTCTTTTGCCACACTCCAGTAAAGATCAGAAGATGGGCAGCTGGACTCGTTTCTTGTATGATTGTGGTACCGAGGTTATCCGTCTTCAGATAAG GGAGCACAAGGTAAAGAATACCACAGCTTGCAGTCGGGAATTGGTTGGAGTATTGAAGTCGACAAAACAGCAACTTCAGCTAGCAGAATTCAAGGAAAATAAATGGACACTGAAAAATTCGAACTTGTCAATCAGTGATAGCACCGATGGCAGTATGCTCGAGGTCAAAGGTGACAACCAACTG ATAAAGCTCTACGGGGGAAGGAAACTCGAATACGAACGCAAATGCTGCAATTGTCACTCTGAGGATGCCTCAGCTGTCACCGCTGTGAAGTTCAGTGCTGAGCACCCATATGGCAAAGCTGTTGCATTGCTGGACACTGAATCTCAGTTGATCATG GTTAATGAGGATGATTTCCTACTTCCGTGGATCACAATATCATTCCTGTTCGTGGATGCTGACAGCAAAGATGGTGCAAAGCTCATCAGTGGTGCTGTGGTTCAGAAGGCTGCAGTGTCCGGATCTGACACGGCCATGGTTTCAGAGACAGAGACCCTTGGAGCACGGAGAGCGACTGTGGCTCCTGTGCAATGTGGCACATGCAGCACGGCAATTGGTGATGACAAGGTCATGGCAGGCTGCAAGGCTGACCATGCAAGATCTGGTGGTTGCAGGCCGGCTGTTGCAATTGGCAAGAATGGTGACGCTGAGTCTGCTGGCTGTGGGGTCCGCTGCGGCGGCAACTGTGGACCCATAGTTGTTGACGATTCCAAGGGCGACAATGCTAAGTCTGGAGGCTGTGGATCCGGATGTGGTGGTGGCTGTGGTGGTAGGGGAGGCTGTGGCACCTTCAAAGCGAGCACCATGACTGAGGGTCAGGCCAAGTCAGGAGGCTGCGGCTCTGGCTGTGGTGGGGGAGGTGGCTGTGGCACCCTGTTGAACTCCAACGCCAAGGGTGACCATGGCCAGGCCAAGTCGGCTGGCTGTGGTTCAGGCTGTGGAAGCGGCTGCGGTAATGGCATTGTCACTGAAGGCTTGAAGACGAGCCACGCCAAGTCTGGTGGATGTGGTTCTGGCTGTGGTGGCGGTtgtggaggaggcggtggctgCGGCGCTCTACTCAACTCCAGCGCTAATGCTGGTCAGGATCTGACTCTGACCAAGTCGGCTGGTTGTGGTTCTGGGTGTGGTGGCGGCTGCGGTAGTGGCACGGTCATCGAGGGCTCCAAGACAAGCCACGCCATGTCTGGCGGATGCGGTTCCGGGTGTGGTGGCAGCTGCGGCGCCCTGTTCAACTCCAGTACTGCTGCCGGCCAGGGCCTGGCCAAGTCGGCTGGTTGTGGCTCCGGCTGCGGTGGTGGTTGCGGTAGCGGCATGATCATCGAAGGCTCCAAGACTACCCAAGCCAAGTCTGGCGGCTGTGGTTCTGGTTGTGGCGGTGGATGTGGGGGAGGCGCCCTGTTCAATTCTAGCTGTGCTGCCGGTCAGGGCCCGGCCAAGTCGGCTGGCTGTGGTTCCGGGTGCGGTGGTGGTGCTTGTGCTGCCATGGTCATCGAAGGCTCCAAGACCAGCCATGCCAAGTCCAGCGGATGCGGTTCTGGCTGCGGCAGCGGTTGCGGAggtggcggctgcggcgcgTTATTCAACTCCAGCACTGCGGCCGGCCAGGCCATATCCGGCGGCTGTGGCTCTGGCTGTGGCAGCGGTGGCTGCGGCGCCATGGTCACTGAAGGCTCCAAGAGCAGCCAGGCCAAGTCCGGAGGCTGTGGCtccggctgtggtggtggatGTGGCGGCATCATGTTCAACGCGAGCACcaaggccggcggcgagggcctcTCCATGTCAGGCGGCTGCGGTTCAGGATGTGGTGGaggctgtggcggcggcggttgcggtgCCTTGTTCAATGCATGA